The following proteins are encoded in a genomic region of Cryptomeria japonica chromosome 11, Sugi_1.0, whole genome shotgun sequence:
- the LOC131859761 gene encoding uncharacterized protein LOC131859761, with translation MVHVTIPISLKESMELLTLRATASLTDVIVQHGTQLVRAEDVPTTATSPSSTTPPSSTTPPSSVVPPLSMTPPSSASPHASFGTSQPIQHMCPTCQGVCSSVDTDVDEDGRTSHSCTCCRSRCHASTVEDVSLTDELINMLYPLYQTQGVAGGGSTPHTFQSTPRS, from the exons atggttcatgtcactatccctatatccttgaaggagtctatggaattactgACTCTTCGGGcaactgcatcattgactgatgtcattgttcagcatggcacacaattggtcagagcagaggatgtaccaacaaCTGCGACATCTCCTTCATCaacgacacctccttcatcaacaacacctccttcatcagtggtACCTCCTTTAtcaatgacacctccttcatcagcatcacctcatgcatcatttggcacaagccagcccattcaacatatgtgccccacttgccagggtgtatgttctagtgtagacACTGACGTTGATGAGGATGGTAGgacatctcattcgtgtacatgttgcaggagtagatgccatgcttccactgtaGAGGATGTGTCCCTCACCGACGAactgatcaatatgttgtaccctctctatcagacacag ggtgtagcaggtggtgggagtacaccacatacttttcagtcaaCTCCACGGTCATGA